DNA from Branchiostoma lanceolatum isolate klBraLanc5 chromosome 9, klBraLanc5.hap2, whole genome shotgun sequence:
ATGTGTGAAGACAAATGATGGCTATAATTATCccacttttattttttttacaaacaaacatatcttTAATTGAGTAAGACTTGTGTGGAAAGATACGTTAACCTCACACCACCTAAGCCACTGGATGGCAAGCTacttcagtcattcattcattcattcaaaccaGCTGCGGACAGCTCAGTAGAGAGAGATGAGCCCTGACCAGTGTCTTTATTTGTAGACTCCACGCCCAGAAGTTCCGTCAACAGCTGACACGTGGGCAGTTGTCCCGTGATGTACCTTAAGACAAGATACAGTGGACCACGTAAGTACAATCTTGCACCCCAGAAAAACTGATCAGATGATCAGAGGCACCAAAAGTTTTAAGGGGAAAACTAAAAGTGCAACCCTAAAAATTGAGCAAGGGAAAGCAGGGGAAAAACTGAAAAGTGCAACCCTAAAAATTGAGCCAGGGAAAGCAGAGGAAACTAAAAAATGCAACCCTAGAAATTGAGCCAGGGAAAGCAAGGGAAAAACTGAATAGTGCAACCCTAAAAACTTGAGCCATAGAGAGAAGGGAAAACTAGAAAGTGCAACCCTAAAAATTGAGCCAGGGAAAGCAGAGGAAACTAAAAAATGCAACCCTAGAAATTGAGCAAGGGAAAAAACTGAAAAGTGCAACCCTAAAAACTTGAGCCATAGAGAGAAGGGAAAACTAAAAAGTGCAAGCTTCAAAATTGAGCCAGGGAAAGCTGGGGACAACTAAAAAGTGCAACCCTAAAAATTGAGTCAGGGAAAGCAGGggaaaactacattttgtaaaaagtgCAACCCTAGTAATTGAACCATGGAAAGCAGGGGAAAACTGAATAGTGTAACGGTTACCCTAGAAATTGAGCCAGGGAAAGCAGGGGAAAACTGAATAGTGTAACCCTAGAAATTGAGCTAGGGAAAGCAGGGGAAAACAAAGAAGTGCAACCCTAGAAATTGAGCTAGGGAAAGCAGTGGAAAACTGAAAAGTGCAAGCCTTGAAATTGAGGCAGAGGTGTCCATACCTGTATGTGGaaagtatgaaatatttgtgggGAAAACTTAAAAAGTGCAACTCTGAGGATTGAgctagaagaaagcaggagtgCACACCAGTATACAGGAAATACCTGTACATCTACGGAGAAAATGTGCTTGCAGAGCTCATGCACACACAGATCTTGAAGACCAAAGTTCAGAAATCAGCATATCATGCTAGTGCACATTTAGCATTACATTACAAGAACTTAATGCAGGCAGCAGCAGGCCATGCTGACTAAGAATATGTGATGAGAAGCaaaattataacttatttcTAAATTAAATATTACATTCATTACTTCAAAGGTAGCTTTTTCAACAGATTAAACTACTCATgatatacatgacttgtatggcAGAGAAATTACATGACACAATCTCATACAGTTGTACATGAACACAAAGTTACTGTGTACTATACTGTTCCACTTTTCTTCTTTATAGTTACTGAGTATGAATTCTAAGTCTATTAGACAAATTGTTTCTACAGACAGGATAAACAGACTTAAGAAACTatcgtacatgtactttaaatagCTGCCTCTATCAACCCTTctaaacctttagcacactgaagtagctgtttggcaccaaattttccattggttacagagttaggcagcagggagaaggttaaacattcTACAGTATCTTCTGTAACATTGTGAGACTTACCTGAAGACGAGATGGTCCTTGCCGATGAAGCAGGCTCTCTCGATCTCCGTGAGCCTGAGCAGCAGCTCCCCAGTCTTGTTGGGGTCCTCGGGGTAGTGGGACTCTGTGTAGGTCTGTAGTGCCACCTGCACCTGGTCCTGGTAGTCCAGCAGGAGGTTCCTGTTCTTTATACCCTTCACATCTGCAGAGGGGAAAATGTTTAAAAGGCTTAGATGTGTGTACAttgttttttcatattttttctttaGTGTTGGAGAGAGAGGCTTCGtactcagtctgaggttcgacagcttgtatgtttatattttgattgttgcaaccttcgtcaagaaggttaataTATTTATTTGGctgagtgtgtctgtctgtctgtctgtctatgcgtgtgtgtgtgtgtttgcgtctGTTTGTGATTGTGAACAGCATAGCTCTGGAAGTTatggatggatctgtatgacatttggtatgttggtagagGTTGGTAAAAGGACGAAACAATCTACCCTTAGGCTATCTTATTCAATGACACTCGGTGACTTGCAGCCGATGCCTAAAAATCATACGATGATCTAGAGAACTATAGGTGTGTTACTGCCAAGAATGTCATTTAAGAGCTAGCCGACTCGTTGGCTAATTGATTTTCATACAGTTTGACAGGGGCTTCAGGACCAACTTTAGAAAATGTAATGTTTTCACAATAGAAGCAGTACGAATTGCCAACAAAAGCAAATTTTCATTAACACTTCATCACAGGTCACACAATTTCTTGCCAGTGTCAACCCCCCCAAAAGCCTAGGCCATGTCTACAGCCAGCTGTATTTGAGAGATCACACCTAGAAGAAAAGCGAAGTGGACATGTCACTGGACATCAGCCTTTCAGCTACAAAGCAATTATCTATTGTGATGCCCAGCTCAAGCCAAGTGTGAAAACCGTCGGTTACAAAAGGGTGTCCCTGAATCCAGGGCACGGTGATCTATTTATGGGTAAATTGAGGGGGTACGGAGATGACCCGAAGGAAAGGTCAACTGAAATTGCGTTTTGCTTCACTTGTCGTCAACAAGACATTACTGTACTGTGACAGGTGAACAAGGTGTGCTGCAAACTATCAATTTCTATTTTTCAAGCACtagagatgtccctgtagctcaactggtaacagcctcacagttgggcgcctggttccaattagctgCTAACTGGGAGACGCCAGGttaatcctgggtcaggacatcatggttggggctgcagctgtctttcggaagggacataaaatgggtgTTCCGTGGATGCTAAAttggaagggctagcaacccctagCTGTAAAAATGTAGCCtgctgctactgaaacagcaaggaaacatgctgctCTATGTGCCACCGGCCACTATAAGGGTCTAAATGAACAAACTTCTCAATGATGTTCCTACCTGGATTTAGAAGGATGAGGGCCTTCAATGCGACATACTCGTTATGGTCAACCTTTAGCCTTCGCAAGTGTTCCACCTGCAAGATACATGAGAAATAGTCAACATTCATACATATCAACTGGAACAATCAGACATGCAGTGTTAGTGCAGAAGCACCCCCTGTCAACCTTTACTGAAACTGCATGTTACCAAGTTCTCCACTGTAgacaatatactagtacatgtggtgtacatacatgcatggtAAACAAATAATGTATAAACTATGGGtaaaacatgtaaaacacaAATCTACAAAAAGACTGGGTCATTAGTGTGCTGAAAGCATCCAACACTATGatactgcccaagaagaccactcagaggaatgattaaaatctggtctatgtggaccaGAAACGGCCCTGTAGTGCCAGAATGAGCTACTTCTTCTTTACCTTATAAGCTATCTAccataaaaaaatcaagaccattgcACATTCATGACAgatgatacaaaaaacggaagttctgctgcagtatcaaggtcacacaccagggggtcTATCATCCATGTGATGAAGAAGGTTTTACAGAACTAAAATCTCCCTTGTGCAATGAATGCATCCAGCTccgtgatacatgtatctatgtgcCAAACAGGTACATCAGGAAAGAGACTACAGAGAGGCCCTGACCTGGTCTATCATCCATGTGATGAAGGCATCCAGCCCTAAGGACTCTGCTTTTTTCTTGCCCACCTTTTAAGACTtaaacaaaaatgcccctgacGTTcaagaacaagctgctaggggccccaaacctataccacttcttcCTATATACCCACAAACCAACATGTACACCGTGAAAGAGACTACAGAGAGGCCCTGACCTGGTCTATCATCCGTGTGATGAAGGCGTCCAGCCCTAAGGACTCTGCTTTCTTCTTGCCCTCCTCAGTTCCATACAGCGCGCTGGTGTGAGGCAGGGAGTGGAAGCAGGCTGACAGCAACAACAGGTTTCCCCATGCACTCTGCAACAACAGGACTTGGTCCTCACTCTGCAGGGGGGAAGCACATTAACATTACTGTTAGCATAGTTCATAACACCTGGGCCGTACATGGCCAAGGACCGCTAGACAGAAGAAAGCCTAAAGACTGACAACGGaagggttcctccaaaggagtgataaCTTCCTGGAATGATGAGaagttcatctttgttggtGGATTTCAATGTTTAATTGTAATTTTCAATATTTATAGCATGTGTAAACCAGTGGTTGAGTGACCCTGCCACTGGACCAGGAagttgtgagtttgaatcccggctgtgtcgcatGTCCAACATACACGCTACAGGAAAGGGTTGATGTTCTTAGGACAGGATGTTTGGCACTGGTCCGCTGTTGATTGTACTtttcaaaaagagctagggaaataTTTTCCTGGTACCATGAACCTGTAAATGAATGCCTAGATAATGTGCACAGCATCTGTCTTCtatgtcatgaccagtggaagatctTTACAAGGAATGGTGGATTCAAATCTTCTCAAAGATTGGTTCTATACAGTCTAAAATTTGTGCAAATTTTGGGTGTGTTGGAAGTCAAAGTTGAACCCTGCTGTCATCAAGCTGCCTCTGTCAACTAGAATATGTTGAAACAGATCATCTGCATCTGTTTGATTGCCAACATGATGACTTAGTGTAGAATACAGACAGTTGTGTCAGTGAGTGATGttcttttcagcaccaaggacagataccaGAAATGGAGTACCAATGCAATACCAGAAAAGGAgtcattttttaaatgaaatgtttcATTTCAGGTAAAAGTTTCAATATGGTGTATAAAACAAAGGTTTACTGGATCATTAAATCTTTTAGTAAGTAGTTGCAATGAGAAACAGAGATACAGTAGGCCATCTAGCAGCTGCATTTCAAACTACAcccgagggggggggggaataacAATTACCCaatagctttgcatgtcaatcatgtCTGATATgagaggaaaaaacaacagtggcagtgtgtgtATGCaaataccagggaaacagggtgtcctctgggtgtcctctgcaaaaggagggtgtctaatttcttAGTGTATGAggcatccagaagacgccctgctagctaatagcctggacTAAATAGCCCCAACTCAACCCACCTCCACTTGTGAGAAGAGGGGCATGCGGCAAGCCCATTTGACCATCTTCCGGAGCTGGATCTCCGTCATCTGACACAGCCGGGCGAAGTCCATCTCAAACAGCTGCATCTGCTGCATCTCGTCCATCAGGGACTCCAGGGTCAGAAACTCCTGGGAACACAAACACAGGATTCTTATTACACAACATTACACGTgcgggtacatgtatgtgcaaataCAGGTGAGTTAGGAACTCCTGGAAAGACAAACACGGCATTCTTAGacaacaaaattacatgtatgtaaactaCAAGTACATGTGAGAGACTCCAGGGTTAGAAACTCCTGGGAACACAAACAGAGGATTCTTAGGTTAGGTCacagagttacatgtacatctctacCTTaaaccaaggtcacatactaagGGGCAACACAGTATTGCCCTTTCAAAGTTCCTTACCTGCAGAAGTGGTGGTATCGTTTTCTCTTGAGGGTAGTCTGAAAGAGGCTCCTGCTTGACCTTCACCAGAGGCTGGTTCCTGGCGAACCCGTTGGCCGCGCTTGGCGTCAGGGGCTGGAACGGTGCAAAGTTTAACTGTCCGGCCATGGAATGGCGCCTCCTCTTGGCTTCGCCATAACCATTGTTCTTTAGTTTTGCCGTGTGCAGCGCCCCTTCATACGTGGAACGGCCACCTCTGGTACGATCCTCGCGTATGGCTGAAAAAAGTTCATATTCATGTATGTTACAGCATGTCATTTTGCGCATGGGAATAGTATAATGTGCGCCATCTATCTGTTTGCAGGTAAACTGCAGGACACTAAAAAGTCACACTCTGCATTGACATCatcaaatcatacaaatttcacTCTCTACATGTGTAAGCATTGTGTATGTATTGTACACTGTATTGGTCTACCATTCGAGCTGCAGGTTTCGTTCTGTCTGTtgttattaaaaaaatcaagGGCTGCCTTTGAATTGTAATGATCCCAACTGATATGTGAAGTGATATGTAATTAACACAAGAAGGTGAAGTGACAATATGCTAGATTTTCTGCCCTTCTCTCCGCATTGCTAAAAGATCAGAGGACTTTAACTCTTTTCCTACCACCTAAACCCACAGCAAATATGCACGTTGAAGGTTAAGGAAAAATCTAAGACATGACGCTCACCTTCTAGTTTCATCCCTTTAGACAAGCACTTGGAGAACCTGCAGGCAGGACACCGTTTTCTTGTCTTCAGCGACACGTCGCACTTCGCAGCTGCCAGACACTTGTAGTTCTTCTTGTTCTGAATTGTCCTCTTAAAGAAACCCTTGCAACTCTCGCAGGAGAAGATCCCGTAGTGAAACCCGGAGATCTTGTCTCCGCAGACGGGACACGGCTTCCCCACCGGACTGTCGCCGTCCGCGGTCGTGGAGGAGGTGGGCTGCGAGCTGCTGTCCTCTCCGACCGAGTCGCTACTGGTGCTGTCCGGTTGGCTCGTGTCCAGGAATGACGACGGCGACTCCTCGTTTTTCACCGCGGGAGAGCGGGGAGACTGCGAGGGGCCGGCGACCGCCACCGGTTCCTCGGGCAACGACATGGGCGAGCAGGGGCTGGGGAGGAACATGGGAGAGGACGGGGACAGGAACATGCTTGGATGCGACGTAGCAGGCATCATTCCCCCAAACATTGACCCCGTTGCCATGGACCCCGTGGCCATAGGGACCATTGAAGGATAGGAATAATTGGGAATCTTCTGGTTGGCCCCCGACGGTGACCTGACCGGTGACTTCTGTCTGCTTCTCTGTGGAGGAGGCATGTTGATCCCCATGGTGGCCATGGGGTGGTGGCCGGGGTGCAAGAGGCGAGGGGAACCTTTCAGCATCAGGTCcttgtctggtagagactgtcTACCGGccggggaggggggctgatggTTTGGTACATCTCTTTGGGTTGGTTCCATCAGGAAAGGCGGTGATGTCAGGAGGCCGTTCAGGTTCTTGCCTTTGGACACGTGCTGCCTCGCTTCCAAAGGTTTTGCCTCCCCGTTTGAGCTTGACCTAATATCCTTCCACGAGAGGTCAAGGGCGTTTTCCGGTGGAGACCTTGTTCTTCTCTGTCCACCGTGCTTGGGGAGGGGACTCAAGGGGCCGTAGTTAGACTTGGGGCTGAGAGGCGAGGACCAGTCACCCAAGGACATCGGAGTTCTGGGAGAACAGATGGGAGAGTCCAAATTAAAGTCCAGGTACGACATTGGGGAGCAGTGAGGTGTGGCGGGGGAATGTGGGGTGGACAGGCTACAGTCAGACGTGGCAGGAGAAGACCCCTTCCaccttttgtcttttttcggagggggggtggggggcaggtAATCTCTATCTCTCTGCATCAATGTGGACGGCCCGTCCCAGTCGTCTTTCCTTTTTTCTCCACGTCTCTCGGCCTCGCCGTCTTGACCGTTCGCTGCAATCCCAGCGTGGGACCGCGCATCGTTGGAGGCGTTCAGCCAGGGTACCTTCGTACCCGAGTGTTCACCGGACTTCGAGAACATCTTCCAGTGCACACGCAGAGGCAACTTCGGAGTCTTGAAGGTGGGCTTGGGTGGGCATAGAAGAGACCTCCCAAGAAAGATATGTTCCCCAAGAATTGGGTTAATTCCTTTGGATACTAGACTTTCAACAGTACTGACTTTGTCATAGGGTTGGTGGTTTTGAGCGCTGTCCACATGAGCTCTATGTTCGGTCATTGTGCTCGAGTGATCTAGGTTTTCCCCTGCTGATCTACACGCAAACCCCTGGAAGGctcacaacatcggggcatccCGGGAGGGTCGGACGGTGGTGAGACTCTCTGATTGGCTTGAAGAGCAGGGAAAAAGTCTTGATCTACGATAGAGATGGGATGATAGAGAACCTTTCAGCACCTGTACAAACATAACAGAAGAAGAAATCAGTTGGTGGATCAATGACAGTTTTCTGTGACAAAAAAATGCACTCTACTCTAGCTACAAATTGTATTAAAGACCCAAAGGGGCCCATCCTAAAAAAGAGGGTTTGGTTTGGTGGCACTGTATTGTCGATTATGGGTATGACCAGAGAAAAACAAATGCAAATTTGTTACCTACTAGTAGCTAGAGTGTAGAATTCATAACATATTTTATATGCACCACCATATCATATGATACAGAAGtgtacacagacacaaacacattaatatTCCTAATACCCGCAGTCAACGCATAATACATGACATCCATATAGAAGTAATAAAAAATGATTTAGACATTGATTGTAACAGGAAAACATGATATGTTGACATGAGGTTGACATTCAATACTACGACTGTggtaaaaaacaacacattataACAACCAGAAACATTTGAATGGCAGACAGACAGTCTGCAAAAGCCTGCTCCAAAATTAGAGACAAATAAATCTAATGTGCAAAACGCTCCTTCACAGCCATGGGGCATCCATTTCATAACGTGTCAACCTACTCGGCtgctacaatgtatattcaGACACTGTTAAACTTAAGCAACTAGTCACGTACAATCCTTGACAGTCCTGACGCAAGACCAATCCTCTGCCAATTATGAATTCTCTCCCGTCCACTTAACGGTAGATCTTTCCGAGAGACAACCGACAGTTCCTACCCTTACCTCGAGCATGACGCAAATGGGAGGACTTGTATATGTCTGCGCCTCTTTATATCCGCACGTAACTGTGGTCCCGTCTGACCCACATGCTTTTATCTGGCAGTACCTATTTCTACATGGGTCCGCACATTTGATTGACTTATCTGTACAAAGAGAGAAGGGGCGGTGCACCTTCTGACAAGTCCCTGGGAAAGCTAGCACAGAATGTGGCCGTTTGTTTGTGATGACCACCCGTTGGGCTAACCCTTTTGGTCGTCCCTTTTTTTTCCGGACCCGATTTCTCCCCTGAAAAGTCCAGACCCTGTGTCAGGGGAGCTCTCACCATTCATCTTAGGGTCAGTTAGTATAACAGGCAGACATTCCTGGGAACAGGTTAGCTGCCGTGTTTTCAGGTGACCTTACATGACCCTGAGTGATCTAACAGGGCAAAGTTGGACTGGACAGTCCATACAAGCTAAGGCCTGCATGTCAAGAATTGTCTGTACTATTTTGAAAAGAATTAAAGGGCCTGCGTGACACCCAGTGACACACAATACCAACATATGATAGAAGAGATAGACAACTGAAAACTAAACACCAAGATATCTCTTGACCTGCTTTTATCCTCAATACCCTTTGTACAACTGGAcactcttcttttttttgtcctCAAAAGAAAGTACTTGAGCCGATTTGAATGGTATCTTTATGTCAAGGACTGTCTGTGTTATTTCTAAAGCGGGGTCAACGGGAAATTTAAAAGAAAGGGACGATCCATGGGAAATTCCAAGCGAATGTTCATGTGAC
Protein-coding regions in this window:
- the LOC136441322 gene encoding retinoic acid receptor RXR-gamma-like, giving the protein MTEHRAHVDSAQNHQPYDKVSTVESLVSKGINPILGEHIFLGRSLLCPPKPTFKTPKLPLRVHWKMFSKSGEHSGTKVPWLNASNDARSHAGIAANGQDGEAERRGEKRKDDWDGPSTLMQRDRDYLPPTPPPKKDKRWKGSSPATSDCSLSTPHSPATPHCSPMSYLDFNLDSPICSPRTPMSLGDWSSPLSPKSNYGPLSPLPKHGGQRRTRSPPENALDLSWKDIRSSSNGEAKPLEARQHVSKGKNLNGLLTSPPFLMEPTQRDVPNHQPPSPAGRQSLPDKDLMLKGSPRLLHPGHHPMATMGINMPPPQRSRQKSPVRSPSGANQKIPNYSYPSMVPMATGSMATGSMFGGMMPATSHPSMFLSPSSPMFLPSPCSPMSLPEEPVAVAGPSQSPRSPAVKNEESPSSFLDTSQPDSTSSDSVGEDSSSQPTSSTTADGDSPVGKPCPVCGDKISGFHYGIFSCESCKGFFKRTIQNKKNYKCLAAAKCDVSLKTRKRCPACRFSKCLSKGMKLEAIREDRTRGGRSTYEGALHTAKLKNNGYGEAKRRRHSMAGQLNFAPFQPLTPSAANGFARNQPLVKVKQEPLSDYPQEKTIPPLLQEFLTLESLMDEMQQMQLFEMDFARLCQMTEIQLRKMVKWACRMPLFSQVESEDQVLLLQSAWGNLLLLSACFHSLPHTSALYGTEEGKKKAESLGLDAFITRMIDQVEHLRRLKVDHNEYVALKALILLNPDVKGIKNRNLLLDYQDQVQVALQTYTESHYPEDPNKTGELLLRLTEIERACFIGKDHLVFRYITGQLPTCQLLTELLGVESTNKDTGQGSSLSTELSAAGLNE